One part of the Terriglobia bacterium genome encodes these proteins:
- a CDS encoding sigma-70 family RNA polymerase sigma factor, producing the protein MEQSLATPLMGPTSEAGIAAQQFDDLVRAHQARIYRVLWCELRDRDAAATLTQECFLRAYQNRASFRGRSSVGTWLIRIALNLALDYRRNRRSGFWRSLFGRNRTELDTVAAYARDHAPSAERGLIARQELDAVMRLVAALTQQQRTVFMLRFVEELSLEEIAQVMGLEQGTVKTHLSRAVSALRHHHKQGNAK; encoded by the coding sequence ATGGAACAGAGTCTGGCCACACCGTTGATGGGACCAACGAGCGAAGCCGGAATCGCGGCGCAGCAGTTCGATGATCTTGTGCGCGCCCACCAAGCCCGTATCTACCGCGTGCTGTGGTGTGAACTGCGCGATCGTGATGCCGCCGCCACCCTGACTCAGGAGTGCTTCCTGCGCGCGTACCAGAACCGCGCCAGCTTCCGGGGCAGGTCCAGCGTCGGCACCTGGCTGATCCGCATCGCGCTGAACCTGGCGCTCGATTACCGGCGCAACCGGAGGAGCGGTTTTTGGCGAAGTCTGTTCGGCAGGAACCGAACCGAACTGGATACGGTCGCCGCCTACGCACGCGACCACGCCCCCTCCGCCGAGCGCGGCTTGATCGCGCGCCAGGAGCTGGATGCCGTGATGCGCCTGGTGGCAGCGCTCACCCAACAGCAGCGCACGGTATTCATGCTGCGCTTCGTCGAGGAGCTTAGCCTGGAAGAAATTGCCCAGGTCATGGGCTTGGAGCAAGGAACGGTCAAGACGCATTTGTCCCGCGCGGTCAGCGCGCTGCGCCACCACCACAAGCAGGGGAACGCGAAATGA